cagactttaaagttggaaattctagaagtgaaccggaggcggggactggagcatcggtgagtggctgtgtgggcacaggacatctgcgggggaccataagaagccccgggtaagttcaactctttttcacaATATCCCCCTACAATActcctttaaaaatgttttgtaaaacatGCCTTAGAACAAAATTGACTTTAAATAAATCAGAAGGTGTGACGGTACTGGGGGAGGGTTAAAGCACCCAAAAATAGCTAATGCAATGGAACAAAAAACAATAAGTGGGGTGTCTTTACCACTCAGATGTAAGAACCCAAATCACAAGGTAAATGTAAAatgattaaattatttattcagcactaTTAAAAGGACAATGCATTTCACTGGTCTCAGCCAGATTCtttaggtcaatacaagtgcctttaaaatatggtcacgaGCATGGACGCCACAAGAGTGCATTACTTATTTCTTAATGCCTCTACCCCTCAGTACTACATCTCCTTTGGATGTATTCACCTTCTGGTGatctacaaccaagaaggaccaaccagTAGTGCAACCATCCAGTACCAGTAGGACCTGGAAGACCAAGCTGGGAAGGTTATCTTCCCGTAGGcaatatacggtggttgcagggactgcaacccacctttgtgagtataaatacttctatactacaatctaacatctaataccccacaatactgcaccattagacTCCTGGTCTTTCCTTGTCATAAAGGTGGCCATGGTATCTccacagtgaccaccttttctaCTAGGTGTTAGTGATGTGAGATAACTCATGAGAAATGTTTTGTGCATTGGGAGCATAGTCTCCAAAGTTTGCAATAAAAGGTTTTAAAATGGAATTATTaacatttcttttgtttttcaGGAATCACTTTATctgaaaaaaaacctttctgaGTGAGGATCACATTCATAAACGGAAAGAATGCCAAAAAAATAGTCCTACCGCTTTGTTTTCTTGAATGTCCCAGACGGCTTTTCGTATTTTTGTCAGAGACCTCCATTTGCCCTCCTGATTTTAATGATGTCGCCCCTGTTTGCATGGCTTGTAATGGTTTCCTTTATCCAGCCAGGGTACAACTTTGTAATACGAGGATGTGAAGTCCACAATCAACAAACTCCTAAAATCCTCTGCTACAAAAGAGGCTTAGACCAAGTACCTGAGCATCTCCCATCAGGGACAATCTTACTTGATATTTCTTTCAACAGAATTAGCATCATAAAGACTTTAGATTTAAGAAATCTCACTCACCTACAAGAACTAAACGTGTCAGACAATCATATCAGTATCATTGAAAGTGGAAGTTTTCAAATATTGACTGCACTGAAGATATTAAACCTCAACAATAACAAATTAATGACTGTTCATGCTAGCATGTTTGAAGGCCTTCAGAATCTTACCCACTTATTCCTAGAGAACAACCATATTATTTTGGTGCAGCCAATGGTGTTTTCTCCTTTAGGAAACTTGAGGGTAATCAAGCTTTCATCTAACCCACTTCAGACACTTGAATTTATTTGTTCAGTTTCCCATCTAGGTAATCTGGAAGAGATATATATTGCAAACATAAGTCTTAAAAACTTCTCATCTTCAGAAATTCAAACTATTTCTAGTTCTGTTCGTATTGTTGACATTTCTAGAAATCCATTGGCTTCAATCAGTATTACGACTGGTGTACTTCAGGGCCTAACTTTCCTGAATATTTCATTTTCTGGGCCAAGTTTTAAATGGGAAATTAGGGACCCATGTTTCCTGAAGCAGTTAAAGAAGTTACATGTTGAAAACACTAGCCTGAGTCTATCAATTCTATCAAATATTATCAGGTCCCTAAACTGTAGCTTACTGGAAGAAGTGAACCTTGGTCACTTAAACCTAACAGATTCTGACCATATTATTCAAGAAATATGCctcatacacccccaaattcttacCCTTTTATTGCAAGCTAACAAGTACACACAATTTCAAATGAATACGTTTCAAAATTGTTCTAACTTAAAATCCCTAGATATATCTTACAATCAATTTATGCATGTGACAGGATCTACGTTTCAACACTTGGCATCACTTGAGCACCTATCACTTGCCAGTAATAAACTAACTGCCCTCCCCACCAATTTTTCTCAGATGGACAGCTTAGAAAGAATGAACCTGAGCGCCAATCAGctcacagaaatctatctgaatgATACAAGCTCATTCCCCAACCTGACAGAACTATATCTATCTGAGAACAAGATCTCCCATTTCCAATCATCCTCACATTTGACTTGGAAACTAACATATCTAGACTTAGGACAAAACTTTCTCATTGATATTTCTGAGTCATTTGGAGCAAATCTAAAAAATCTAATGAATCTGATACTGAGAAAAAATAAGCTAAGTTCTCTCACCAAAAATACCTTTCAGAACTTAACCTGCCTAAAAATCCTAAACCTGGCTGACAATCAGATAGAATATATAGAGCCAGAAGCCTTCAAGGGTCTCCAAAAACTTCAAGCATTAATACTTGGAAGCAACAAACTAACAAGTAACATTTTTCAAAATAATACTTTCCAAGGACTGGAATCTCTCATTGAGCTACAGCTTTTCAGCAATTACATGGAATATGATTCCTCTGAGAAGTTGACTGTGCCACCATTTTATGCCTTAAAATCTTTAAAACTCCTCACTTTAAACAGCCAAGGTCATAATGGAATGAGGAACCTCccaatcaatttctttgaaggttTGGTGTCTTTAAACAAGACCTTATTAGGTAATCTAGCTTTGTCCACAATTGACAACAACATATTTACATACATTCCTCAGCTTAAAGAACTTGATATTGGCAGCAACCCCATACCAGTCCTAGATACAAACCTGCTAAAGCCTCTTTGTAATTTGACAGAACTTCATCTGAGCCGCATGACTCTTCAATCACTGGACTTTTTAATTGGATTAAATCTATCCAAACTGGTTGTACTTAGAGCTGTAGGTAACCAAATAAACATTTTCAATGAAACTCAACAAAAGGCCTTACCTTCTCTTTTGTTCCTGGATTTGCGTAGTAACCCCCTGTTGTGCAGCTGTGAGAACATATGGTTTATAGACTGGGTTCAAAGGAACCCCAAAACCCAAGTGCTCCATTTCTATGATTATATTTGTGCTTATCCCCCATCCAGCAAAGGACAGAAACTGTCCAACTTTAACACCGATTCATGCAGTCCCCATTATGATTTTAAACTATTTCTATATACTACTATTTTCATAAGCATTTGGTTGGTCTCCTTTACAGCATGGAAGCTCTGGAGATGGCATGTCTTGTACTTTTATTACACTATCCTTGGTTACTTACATGACAGGAAATACAGAAAAAACAGACAAAGGCATGAGTATGATGCTTTCATCTCTTACAACTGTCACGATGAAGACTGGGTATTTTACCATCTCGTACCAAATCTTGAAGGAACTTACAATTGGAAGCTCTGTCTTCACCACCGAGACTTTGAACCAGGAAAGGCTATTGTAGATAATATAATTGATAACATTTACAAGAGCCGGAAAACCATCTGTATCATAAGTAGACATTACTTGGCCAGTGAATGGTGCTCAAAGGAAATGCAAGTTGCCAGTTATCGTCTTTTTGATGAGCATGCCGATGTGTTAATTTTATTGTTCTTGGAAAATATCCCCCAAAATAGATTCTCTCGTTATCATCAAATTAGAAGGGTAATGCGAAAGAAGACATATCTTTTGTGGCCTGAGAATCTCAGTGGTGCCACTCTCTTTTGGCACATGGTGAACCAAGCCTTGACAGAAAATGGAACACAGGAAGAAGAAAACATTAACTTGATTAATGGAGATTTGTGAGGTAGAGATGTCAGGGACAACACTTTCGAAACACTTGCAGTGATTTTACTTTCCTATACTTGTTACAGAAATGCTCAATGTATGTAAACAGTGACATCTCAGCCTCTTAAATAGAATCTGGCATCTGTAGATCTGGTGGCAAATGGGGACAGGTTGGGTATTCTCCTTTCTTAACACTGTTTCTTCAAACCTCTTACACCAGCACCTTCACCTTCTCGCTCATCTTTTGAGGTTCATGCTGTGTCTGCTCTTCTCATCACTTCCAGATTGCTGTCATTTATCACCCTCCAGGACCATCCTCTACCTTTATAGACCACTTCTCTGCAtagcttctccagttcctctccattGACATACCTTATATCATTATTGGGGATTTTAATGTTCCCATAGATACCAACTGCCCTACTGCCACTAAACTTCTCATACTTCCCTACTCTTATGACTTCTCCCAGTGGTCCTCTACTTCCCctcacaaagatggccacactctGGACCTAGTCTTTACttggctctgctctgtttcaaccTTTTATAATTCACAATTTCCCCTCTCAGATCACAATCTTATAACTTTCACTATTTGTTCCTCCTTATCTCTGTCTTCCACAGCATTGCACCCCACTCACTtacatagacaagacaagacaagacaaataacatttatatcgcgcttttctcctggcggactcaaagcgccagagctgcagccactagggcgcgctctataggcagtagcagtgttagggagacttgccaaaggtctcctactgaattagtgctggcttactgaacaggcagagccgagattcgaaccctggtctcctgcgtcagaggcagagcccttaaccattacaccatccagccaccatagGGATTATCGCAACCTTGATCTCTTCTTCCTGGCTGATTCTTTAGAATCCTTGAGCAATATGTCATCCTACTCTGGCCATAAGAAAGCTTCCACTCACTATTCCAGCATTGTCTCTGCTGTCATGAATTCAGCTGCCAATCTCACCAAGATTTGCCGCACCGACTGAACTCAAACAtatgaaaagacagtccagggtgGCAAagcggtggtggcggagaagtaaTACTgcagaagacttcctgcattctacaaaaaaaaatctgtagaaACTCAGGGGCACCAGTGATGAGTGAAAGTGAAGATATTCTTTTTGCgttattttcgtgaaaataagTACAATTTTCTTTTTAGACAAGTGAAAATACACTCAAATTAtttagtgagggttttttcacttTAATTTTTGCTTAAGCGAAAAAAATTTGTTTCGCATTTTTTTGCTTTGATTTTTCGCTTTCTATAAGGCTTAATATTGGGAGAGAAAAAATGACTTCCTCTAAATTTTCATGTTTTTCCGCGCAAAGCACATTTTGAATATGGCAGTTATTTTTGGACATTGCTATTtggttaaaaatgcaaaaatgttttttaaattcacTATTTGGGTGAAGACCCAAAAAAATTTTGCGTATAAAACCAAAATGGCATTTTCAATGCAAATATGCAGTCATATTTCACCTCACTCATCTTTTTTCTCCACGCCCCACCTCCTCCCCATCCTCAAGTTTAAGTTTATCAGCAGAAGATTTTGCACCATACTTTATTAGCAAAAATTATACAATACGGAATAATTTTAAAATGCAACCCCTTTCACAAGTCCAACCATCTGCTCCACCTTCCTCATCTCTGCCTGGTTGCTCACCCACTAAAAACtaccacttaaggtggccatacactggtcgatgtgccattagatcgaccagctgacagatccctatctgatcgaatctgatcagatagggatcgtatggctgcctttactgcaaacagattgtgaatcgatttcagcctgaaaccgatcacaatctgttcagctgctcctgccgcctgtccccccccccgtatacattacctgaggctggctcccgggcgtcttctctgcactgcaccgcactgctgttcttgctccatcccggcgcttcctgtgttactccgtgaccaggaagttcaaatagagcgccctctatttcaacttcctggtcaccggagtgacacaggaagtataagcgtacactgggagatgcggaaatgcggtgcagcgaggagaagaggaccccggagccagcttcaggtaatgtatacatgctcggatcgggcccgaatcgtacgccgcaagcgacgcgctcctaccgccgggcgatcgagggtaatttcccgcacggcgcgatcgacggtccgatccgatttcgggagggaatcggatcggcgggtgcgtttagcgcaagcgattggcagcagatccgatcccaggatcggatctgctgtcgaaacggccgtgaatcgagccagtgtatggcctgcttaagcctCTCTACCTGGCAGGTCGCTCACTCAGACCTCCCACCATCTCTCATATCAACAGCTTTCATGGATTTAACTGAACACTCCTTTTATTTATTAATCTCTAAAGCTCACTTGCTTCCTTCATCCTGATTTTAACAACTATTTTCAACCTCTCCATCCCAATTGCCAATTTCCATTACTCATTTAAACAAGCAATCATATCCTAATTTGGAACCTACAGCCCTCTTTAATCCTGTCTCACTTCTTCCCTTTGTTTCCAGACTGTTGGAAATACATCTTTTCAGAACTGTCTGACTTCCTGTCAACTATCTCCTTGTTAGACTCCCTCCAGTATGTCTTCCGATCTCTTCATTCCACTGAATCAGCCCTCACCAAAGCTACAAACGACCTACTCATTGCAAAATTTTCTTTACTATTATTCCTAGACCTTTCCTCTGCTTTTGACACTGTTAATCACTCTATGTTTCTCCAGACACTCTTGTCACTGGATGTCAAGGGCATAGCACATTCTggattctttttaactgtctcctATTCcaacacttaaggtagccatacactggtcgatttgccattagatcaacctactgacagatccctatctgatcagagagggatcgtatggctgcctttactgcaaacagattgtgaatcggtttcaggctgaaaccgatcacaatctgttgagctgctcctgccgcctgtctcctccccccccccccccgtatacattacctgaagctggttccgggtcctcttctcctcgctgcacgcatcccagcatcctgcaccgcatcccagcgtacactgtgtcactccgtgaccaggaagttcaaatagagcgccctctagttgaacgtcctggtcactggagtgacacaggaagttaatgtacgccgggatggagcaggaacagagcggtgcagcgcggagaaaatGCCTggaagccagcatcaggtaatgtatacctgtatcggatcggccgccgctagcgacgcactccctacccgcgggcgatcgacggtaatttcccgcacggcgcgatcgacggaccgatctgatttcgggatctgctgtcgaagcggcggcaaatcgggccagtgtatggccagcttaactcctCTTCACGCCCACTAACTGTTGGTGTACTACAAGGCTCTGTTTTTCTCTTATTCATCTATACTCATGGCCTAGGACAATAAATACGCTCTTTTGGTTTCTAGTATCACCTCTACACTGGTGACACTTAAATCTATCGTAACTACTGTCCTCTCTGCACTGTTAATTTGAGCCCTTGATAGTCTGCCCGATTTTTTGCATTCATGTCATCCTGTTTCctcaaacttaaagtggacccaaattaaaaatacaagatttcagaaataaaatctattttctaaattttaataataaacagcagccttttttcagctgcatgatgacaaatataaaatattttacatttattgcaggaacccctctcttcctttcatattgccgggacagaatccggcaaactggtgatgtagggggtgtccagcaaaggaggaattgctaatggctgccacctgtataaccctagttatgaaaagagaagggtgaaaagcatgcactgaaatgctcacaggCTTGAGTGAGTGTTATTTATCTTTATGTGTCAGAGTgaggcaactaaatattttgaattaaacaaatgtttggtttgggtccgattTAACATGAGTAAAACATATAGTGATGTTTCTTCCATCTCTCTCTGCTCACTAACCCATAGTGAAAAATTCCCCAATAGCCTCAACCACTAAAGCTCACTGTCTGTGGACCCCAAGCTCTCATTTAAACCACATGTTAACACATTATCAACTTCCTGTTACTTCCATTCAAAAAATATCTCCAGAGTTCACCCCTTCCTTACACAAAaggctactaaaatgcttgtacatgcactAATCATTTCCCTTCTTGATTACtctaacaccctactctgtggcctaccaaaaaacactgGCACCTTTCCAGTACCTACTGAACTCAGCTGGTTGTCTCATCCATCTCTCCTGCTCGCTCCTCTGATGCCGCCCATCTTTGCCATTCCCTCCGCTGGCTGCCAATCACCCAAAGGATACAGCTCAAAATCGAAAACACTACCATTCAAAACTCTACATAGgctatcacctccatacatttccttattaaccactttacccccgcccgtacggatttctccgtccctttttccatcctttaacccccagggacggagaaatccgtactttgcgcactcccgccgctgcccgcgctcccgctcgtaaacacgccgcccgccgctagtaaacacgccgccgcccgctcgcccggagatcaatgaacgggaaaatccattcccgttcgttgatcttagccccgcaatgatccgctgctctccgatgggcagcgcgatcattgtgaaacgatacaaacttacccagcctccaagtacttcctccaagcttccggaaggacgcttggaggtcgcattaaagcaaaaagttactgtggccatcttgtggccaaatagtaaaactacaccctacacatttttcacatacaaataaattacttttacacaaaaaattaactcattacctcccacactcccaatttttttttttttttgtaataaaattttttttaaaaaatgtacaataaaaaaaatacataaatagttaccttagggactgaacttttttaatatttatgtcaggagggtacaacactgttactttataaactatgggcttgtaattagggatggacgcaaaactgaaaaaaatgcacctttatttccaaataaaattgtggcgccaaacattgtgatagggacataatttaaatggttttataaccgggacaaaagggcaaatacatttcatgggttttaattacagtagcatgcattatttaaaaactataatggccgaaaactgaaaaataattaatttttgccccacatttttcctattttcccattaaaacacatttagaataaaataattcttggcataatgtcccacctaaagaaagcctaattggtggtggaaaaaacaagatatagatcgtttaattgtgataagtaatgataaagttatagacgaatgaatggaaggagcgctgaaaggtgaaaattgttctggtggtcagggggtaaaccccctcagtggtgaagtggttaatatccagACAGCATCCTTCCTAGAACCTTCATTCCTACCAAGAGATCCTCTTCTCGTCCAGCTTGGTCACCGCttctcacatccaggacttctctgtgtcacctctccttTAGACCTCTCCTGTCCATCCTGCTACAAGCCTGAAAATGTTCAAATGTACTCTCAATACACACCTGTTTAAACAAGCCTATAACTGGCTATCCTGTAGACTTCTAAAAGCAGAAGAGAACAGGAAGAATACAGTGGTTCTATTGTCTGCATCCATCTTTAAGCTCTGCTCACTCCCACACACTGATAGGACAAGACACACCAACTTCTCC
This DNA window, taken from Hyperolius riggenbachi isolate aHypRig1 chromosome 3, aHypRig1.pri, whole genome shotgun sequence, encodes the following:
- the LOC137561563 gene encoding toll-like receptor 13; this translates as MMSPLFAWLVMVSFIQPGYNFVIRGCEVHNQQTPKILCYKRGLDQVPEHLPSGTILLDISFNRISIIKTLDLRNLTHLQELNVSDNHISIIESGSFQILTALKILNLNNNKLMTVHASMFEGLQNLTHLFLENNHIILVQPMVFSPLGNLRVIKLSSNPLQTLEFICSVSHLGNLEEIYIANISLKNFSSSEIQTISSSVRIVDISRNPLASISITTGVLQGLTFLNISFSGPSFKWEIRDPCFLKQLKKLHVENTSLSLSILSNIIRSLNCSLLEEVNLGHLNLTDSDHIIQEICLIHPQILTLLLQANKYTQFQMNTFQNCSNLKSLDISYNQFMHVTGSTFQHLASLEHLSLASNKLTALPTNFSQMDSLERMNLSANQLTEIYLNDTSSFPNLTELYLSENKISHFQSSSHLTWKLTYLDLGQNFLIDISESFGANLKNLMNLILRKNKLSSLTKNTFQNLTCLKILNLADNQIEYIEPEAFKGLQKLQALILGSNKLTSNIFQNNTFQGLESLIELQLFSNYMEYDSSEKLTVPPFYALKSLKLLTLNSQGHNGMRNLPINFFEGLVSLNKTLLGNLALSTIDNNIFTYIPQLKELDIGSNPIPVLDTNLLKPLCNLTELHLSRMTLQSLDFLIGLNLSKLVVLRAVGNQINIFNETQQKALPSLLFLDLRSNPLLCSCENIWFIDWVQRNPKTQVLHFYDYICAYPPSSKGQKLSNFNTDSCSPHYDFKLFLYTTIFISIWLVSFTAWKLWRWHVLYFYYTILGYLHDRKYRKNRQRHEYDAFISYNCHDEDWVFYHLVPNLEGTYNWKLCLHHRDFEPGKAIVDNIIDNIYKSRKTICIISRHYLASEWCSKEMQVASYRLFDEHADVLILLFLENIPQNRFSRYHQIRRVMRKKTYLLWPENLSGATLFWHMVNQALTENGTQEEENINLINGDL